One window of Dyadobacter sandarakinus genomic DNA carries:
- a CDS encoding ThuA domain-containing protein, translating into MFHSLNQKFRRGAARAGMAVLLACSGAATFAQIVTPQKRVLVFSKTAGFRHSSIPTGKTAIMKLGKEQGFAVDTTENAAAFTDKNLGKYGAVIFLNTTGDILDGMQQDAFERYIQAGGGYVGVHAATDTEYDWQWYNKLAGAQFMSHPGNPNVQEGEAYVVNSDHPSMKDFPQKWKIKDEFYDFKNFNNKVTVLVKIDEKSYKDGKMGDDHPMSWYHEFDGGKAFYTNFGHEDATYSNPVFVKHFIGGLNYVMAARLDYTKSRPEENRFTKKVLASKLDEPTELVVLDDQRVLFAERKGKLKLYNPKTGKTKVVADVPVYTKQEYGLMGLNVDPNFKTNKLLYMYYSPPSSEADTAQHLSRFKYDDVKDTLLLSTEEVLLTVPVKRTDCCHTGGSIAWDAKGNLYLSTGDDVNPFQSDGYGPMDERPGREGWDGQHSSSNTNSLRGKVLRIKPRYGDRRANMPGGTNLYDIPEGNLFPAGNPKARPEIYVMGTRNPYRISVDQHTGYLYWGDVGPDASNDDPKRGPRGYDEVNQARKAGYFGYPLFIADNKPYVDFNFADSTSGKPFDPAAPINDSPHNTGLRELPPAQPAYIWYPYADSPEFGAIVGKGGRNAMAGPVYYAADYQGTKDKFPTYYDGKFFTYDWIRDYINVVTMNQQGDLLTIERFLPNMKFSHPIDMQFAKDGSLYTLEYGPNWFAQNDEASLSHITFNSGNRTPLAVANASTTTGSVPLKVTFSSKGSVDYDGDMIKYEWNFGKGLPKSTVANPVFTYTKPGEYTAVLKVTDAAGNSNTSEVVVRAGNAVPKVDVVIKGNKSFYWNNKPVDYEVMVSDKEDGSLADKKIPEDEVVLTINYLEGFDKTQLAQGHQANTGFETGKRLIELSDCKACHSIDKKSIGPAYREVAKKYEKERNSLARLTDKVLKGGSGVWGEQAMPGHPQHKPEEVEEMVKYVLSLSKEQVVDKKPLKSSYVTEAKQKEGSYIFTASYTDKGNGTIGPMTGAKTVALRPSKITASSYDDGRDVAKFKIPGGAEVVLGTKSGSYITFNDIDLSGVSAIDVAAGYREGPTAGGTLEVYLDSPGGTKIGEAKVGTSGTVSIPVKTAADNKLHPLVFVFRNTAAGNKPLFTLDWIQFNSAIQ; encoded by the coding sequence ATGTTTCATTCTTTAAATCAAAAGTTTCGCAGAGGTGCAGCCCGGGCCGGGATGGCCGTCCTGCTTGCCTGCTCCGGTGCAGCCACTTTTGCGCAAATTGTTACGCCTCAGAAGCGGGTACTGGTGTTTTCCAAAACTGCGGGCTTCCGGCACTCGTCCATTCCGACGGGTAAAACAGCCATCATGAAGCTGGGCAAAGAGCAGGGTTTTGCTGTGGACACTACGGAAAATGCTGCCGCATTTACTGACAAAAACCTGGGAAAATACGGAGCCGTCATTTTCCTGAACACCACCGGTGATATACTGGATGGTATGCAGCAGGATGCATTCGAGCGCTACATTCAGGCGGGTGGCGGATATGTGGGGGTACACGCCGCAACCGACACCGAATATGACTGGCAGTGGTACAACAAGCTGGCGGGTGCGCAGTTTATGAGCCACCCGGGTAATCCCAATGTACAGGAAGGTGAAGCGTACGTAGTAAATTCAGACCATCCTTCCATGAAGGATTTTCCTCAGAAATGGAAGATCAAGGATGAATTTTATGATTTCAAAAACTTCAACAACAAGGTAACCGTACTGGTCAAAATAGACGAGAAATCGTACAAGGATGGTAAAATGGGCGATGACCACCCGATGTCCTGGTACCACGAGTTTGATGGCGGTAAAGCTTTTTACACCAACTTCGGGCATGAAGACGCTACTTATTCCAATCCTGTTTTTGTAAAGCATTTCATAGGCGGCCTCAACTACGTGATGGCTGCCAGGCTGGATTATACGAAGTCACGGCCCGAAGAAAACCGGTTTACAAAGAAAGTACTTGCCTCCAAGCTCGACGAACCTACCGAACTGGTAGTACTGGACGATCAGCGCGTTCTTTTTGCTGAAAGAAAAGGCAAGCTGAAACTGTACAATCCAAAAACAGGCAAAACCAAGGTTGTAGCCGACGTACCTGTTTACACCAAGCAGGAATATGGCCTCATGGGGCTTAATGTTGATCCTAACTTTAAGACCAACAAGCTGCTGTACATGTACTACTCGCCCCCATCCTCCGAGGCGGATACTGCACAGCATTTGTCACGTTTCAAATACGATGATGTGAAGGACACGCTGCTTCTGTCCACAGAAGAAGTACTGCTTACCGTGCCTGTGAAAAGAACAGATTGCTGCCATACGGGCGGCTCCATTGCGTGGGATGCGAAAGGAAATCTGTACCTGTCGACCGGTGATGATGTGAACCCTTTCCAATCCGATGGTTACGGCCCTATGGACGAGCGCCCTGGCAGAGAAGGTTGGGACGGACAGCACTCTTCTTCCAACACGAATTCACTCCGAGGAAAAGTATTGCGCATCAAGCCCCGATATGGAGACAGACGGGCAAACATGCCGGGCGGTACCAACCTGTACGACATTCCGGAAGGAAACCTTTTCCCGGCCGGAAACCCCAAAGCACGTCCTGAAATCTACGTAATGGGAACCCGTAATCCCTACCGGATTTCGGTAGATCAGCATACGGGATACCTCTACTGGGGCGATGTGGGTCCGGATGCATCGAATGATGATCCTAAACGCGGACCGCGCGGGTACGATGAGGTAAACCAGGCCCGCAAGGCAGGCTACTTCGGATATCCTCTTTTCATTGCGGACAACAAGCCATATGTGGACTTTAACTTTGCAGACAGCACCTCGGGCAAGCCGTTTGATCCTGCTGCGCCCATCAACGATTCACCGCATAATACGGGATTGAGGGAGCTCCCTCCCGCTCAGCCGGCTTACATCTGGTACCCGTATGCCGACTCTCCGGAATTTGGGGCGATCGTTGGAAAAGGCGGACGTAATGCCATGGCAGGACCTGTGTACTACGCAGCTGATTATCAGGGAACCAAGGACAAGTTTCCGACTTACTACGATGGTAAGTTCTTTACCTATGACTGGATCCGGGATTACATCAATGTTGTAACGATGAATCAGCAGGGTGACCTCCTCACGATTGAGCGCTTTTTGCCAAACATGAAGTTCAGCCATCCGATTGATATGCAGTTTGCAAAAGACGGCTCACTGTACACGCTGGAATATGGCCCCAACTGGTTTGCGCAGAATGACGAAGCGAGCTTGTCGCACATCACCTTCAATTCAGGAAACCGCACACCGCTGGCTGTTGCAAATGCCAGCACTACTACGGGATCAGTGCCGCTGAAAGTAACATTTTCTTCCAAAGGTTCAGTGGATTATGATGGGGATATGATCAAGTACGAGTGGAACTTCGGTAAAGGTCTTCCTAAAAGCACGGTTGCCAATCCTGTTTTTACCTACACTAAACCGGGAGAATACACAGCTGTTCTGAAAGTAACTGACGCTGCCGGAAACAGCAATACTTCCGAGGTGGTTGTGAGAGCAGGTAATGCTGTACCCAAAGTGGATGTAGTGATCAAAGGAAATAAATCATTTTACTGGAACAACAAGCCTGTCGACTACGAGGTAATGGTATCTGACAAAGAGGATGGCAGCCTTGCAGACAAGAAAATTCCGGAAGATGAAGTAGTCCTGACCATCAATTACCTGGAAGGTTTTGATAAAACACAGCTCGCGCAGGGCCACCAGGCTAATACAGGCTTTGAAACAGGAAAGCGCCTGATTGAACTCAGTGACTGCAAAGCGTGCCACTCGATCGACAAAAAATCCATTGGACCGGCCTACCGCGAAGTAGCCAAAAAATACGAAAAAGAGCGCAACTCACTGGCCCGTCTGACAGACAAGGTACTGAAAGGCGGAAGCGGAGTGTGGGGCGAGCAAGCCATGCCGGGCCACCCGCAGCACAAGCCCGAGGAAGTAGAGGAAATGGTGAAATACGTACTGTCACTTTCCAAAGAGCAGGTAGTTGACAAAAAACCACTGAAAAGCTCGTATGTGACAGAAGCTAAACAAAAAGAGGGCTCATACATTTTCACGGCCAGCTATACGGACAAGGGCAATGGTACGATTGGTCCTATGACAGGCGCAAAAACGGTTGCCTTACGGCCTTCGAAAATCACTGCCAGCTCTTACGACGATGGCAGGGACGTTGCGAAGTTCAAAATTCCCGGAGGAGCAGAAGTAGTGCTGGGTACAAAGAGCGGTTCTTATATCACGTTCAATGACATTGACCTGAGTGGTGTAAGTGCCATTGATGTGGCGGCGGGATACCGGGAAGGCCCGACTGCAGGAGGAACACTTGAAGTGTACCTGGATTCTCCCGGCGGCACGAAAATCGGAGAAGCCAAAGTAGGCACTTCCGGTACCGTCAGCATTCCGGTGAAGACGGCCGCTGATAACAAGCTTCATCCGCTGGTATTCGTTTTCAGAAACACGGCAGCCGGCAACAAACCTTTGTTTACGCTGGACTGGATTCAGTTTAACAGTGCCATACAGTAA
- a CDS encoding TIGR02757 family protein, whose amino-acid sequence MPEKEPGGPKAAPVSSYIIDLLEDRADRYNRPDFIAADPISIPHRFSRKQDIEIMGFWAAVLAWGQRKTIISKCLELSALMDHAPYDFVRNHEDSDLKPFLNFKHRTFNATDTLYFLYFFKYYYQSYNSLEDAFASHMQPGDVTIENALLGFHDQFFSLEDYPARTRKHIATPARKSSCKRLNMFLRWMVRKDDCGVDFGLWNKIKPAQLVCPCDVHVDRVARLLGLIKRPVTDWQTATELTASLRLIDPHDPVKYDFALFGLGIEGYAS is encoded by the coding sequence ATGCCTGAGAAGGAACCTGGCGGCCCGAAAGCAGCACCGGTATCTTCCTACATTATCGACCTGCTGGAAGACAGAGCCGACAGGTACAACCGTCCCGACTTCATCGCTGCTGATCCCATCAGCATTCCCCACCGTTTTTCCCGTAAGCAGGATATTGAAATCATGGGCTTCTGGGCGGCAGTACTTGCCTGGGGGCAGCGTAAAACCATTATCAGCAAATGCCTTGAATTATCGGCATTGATGGACCATGCTCCTTACGATTTCGTACGGAACCATGAAGATTCCGATCTAAAACCCTTCCTGAACTTCAAGCATCGTACCTTCAATGCTACGGATACGCTGTATTTTCTTTACTTTTTCAAATATTATTACCAAAGCTATAACTCGCTGGAAGATGCATTTGCCAGCCATATGCAGCCTGGTGATGTTACCATAGAAAATGCGCTGCTGGGATTTCATGATCAGTTTTTCAGCCTGGAAGATTACCCTGCGCGTACCCGCAAGCACATTGCAACCCCTGCGCGGAAATCTTCCTGCAAAAGGTTGAACATGTTTCTCAGATGGATGGTCAGAAAGGATGACTGCGGTGTGGATTTCGGGCTTTGGAATAAGATCAAACCCGCGCAGCTCGTCTGCCCATGCGATGTTCACGTTGATCGCGTAGCCCGTTTGCTGGGACTCATCAAACGGCCGGTTACCGACTGGCAAACCGCCACGGAACTTACCGCCTCCCTCAGGCTTATTGATCCTCATGATCCTGTCAAATACGACTTCGCATTGTTCGGATTGGGCATCGAGGGATATGCAAGCTAG